GCCTCACGGTGTGCGGCGGTCGTTCGACGATGTCGAGAGTTGGATGATCGGCTCGGGGCCGGCTGAACGGAAGCGGAAGTGAGCGCTGACAAACAGGAACTTCTCAGGGCAACGAAACGCCTCATCGCGGTGCGGGAGGCGCACGACGATCTGTTGGCGTTCATGCGCCTGACGATGCCGGACCCAGAGGATATCGACGACCCGGCGAAGTCGCTTTACCAGGTCACTCCACAGGCGCGGCTGCTCTGCGAGATACTGCATAAGATTGACCGGCGCGAGATACTGACGAAGACCGGCGCGCGCAATTTCGCGCTGTCGATTGCCCCGCAGACCGGTAAGAGCCAGATCATCAGCCGGGCTTTTCCGGCGTGGCAGATCGGCCGCAATCCACGAATCAACATGATCCTGGGGAGCTACAACCAGGACATGGCGAACGGCTTTGGCGACGATGTGCGGGCGATCGTCGAGTCGCCGATGTTCCGCCAGGTCTTCCCCGAGTGCGAACTGCGTACCGGCGGCAAGGCCAAGGACATGCTCATCACCGCCGCCGGCGGTAAGGCCGCGTTCGTGGGCGTCGGCGGTTCGGGCACCGGCAAGCCCGCCGACATTTTCGTGGTCGACGACCCGATCAAGTCCGACGAGGAGGCGCAGTCCGACATCTACCGACAGCGGTTATGGAATTGGTTCACGCGCGTCGCGTCCACCCGCATTCACAACGATTCGGCGATGGTGGTGGTCCACACGCGGTGGAACAGCGACGATCTGATCGGCCGTCTCTGCGACCCTGAGCATCCCGACCGCGACAAAGAGTACGCCGGTATCGCGGATGATTGGATGTCCATCAACATCCCCGCCGTGATTGCTGACCCAGATCTGGCGAAAGCCCTCGGGCTCACACTGGAGACACCGAAAAACGATCTCGTACGCGCGCAGTTTGGCGATAAGCCGCTTGTCGCGTTGTGGGAAGACCGGCACTCGCTGGAGCGGCTGGCGCGTGCCAAGCGGCTCGACAAGCGCGGGTTCTCGTCGCTCTACATGGGGCAGCCGTCGCCCGAGGACGGTGACTACTTCCGGGCGGCCGACCTGGTCGAGTACGATCGGGACGAGCTGCCCAAGAACCTCCGCGTCTACGGCGCCAGCGATCACGCGGTCAGCACCAAGCAGGACCGCGACTTCACCGTCATGGGGTGCGTGGGCATTGATGAAAATGATGACATTTGGGTATTGCCTACCCTTGTGCGGGACAGATTTGCAACCGACAGGGCGGTGGACGAACTGCTGATCCAGTTCAAGAACCACAAGCCGATGCTGTGGTGGATCGAGGACGAGAACATATCGAAGTCGTTTGGGCCGTTTCTGCTCAAGCGGATGCGCGAGGAGCGCGTGTACGTCGCGCTGGACCCTATCAGCCCGCACAAGACCGACAAGGCGCTTCGCGCCCGGGCGATCCAGGGCCGGATGCGGATGGGGAAGGTGCGGTTTCCGCGGTTCGCCCCGTGGTGGCAGCAGGCGCGGGGCGAGATGCTGCGTTTCCCGACCGGCGCCCATGACGACTTCGTGGACTGGCTTGCCTACATCGGCTTGGGCCTGATGAAGGAAATCAGGGCGCCTGTCGAACGACACGAGGCCGAAGGCCCGCCGGTAGGCAGCATCGAGTGGATTTTGAAAAGTTCCAAGGAACGGGCGGGCGCCGAGAAGCGTGCCGCCGGGTCAGCGGGGTTCTGAAAGTGGTTGATGTAATGGATCCGGGGGTGAAGGACTCCCCGCAGGCGGAGAACACGTCGTATGACGGCGTCGGCCCCGAGGTCGAGCCGGCGCGCGCCGCGCTCGTCAAGGAGTGGTTCGAGCGTATCGAATGCGCCAGGAAGCACTGGGACCACGTCTTCAAGCGCATGGACAAATGCGAGCAGTGGGCGGCGGAGGGCGCCGACAAGAAATGGGTCGACGCCGACAAGTACACGGTGCCGATCATTCCGCGGCACATCAACCAGATCGTCGCTGCGCTGTACGCCAAGGATCCTCGCGTACTCGCGAAGCGCCGCAAGCAACTGATGTACCAGGTCTGGGACGGCGATCCGCAGTCGCTTCAGATGCTCCAGCAGGCGATGGCTATGCAGGCGGAGGCAGCGGAAGCCGGCGTCATGACGCCGCTGCCCCCTGAGATGGACGCGCTGTCGCAGGAAATAGTCGCGGTCGACCAATACAACAAGATGGTCGACAAGATTGGCAAGACGCTGGAAATCCTATGGGGCCACTACACCGGCGAGCAGGATTGCGACTTCAAGGCTGAACTGAAGGCGCTCGTGCGGCGCACGAAGGTGTGTTCGGTTGGCTTCTGTGAGCTTGGCTACCAGCGCATCTTAGAGCCGCGGCCTGATGTGGACGCGCAGATTTCCGACGTGACGGCCAAGATCAAGGCCACCGAGGCCGCGATGGGGCAGATGGCCGAGGGCAAACTGGAAGAAGACAGCCCGACCATTGAAGAATTGCGGCTCAATCTGCAAGACCTGCAGCAGCAAGAGAGCTTGGTCGTTCGCGAGGGGCCGGTGTTCGATTGGCCGAACCCGCGCAACATCATCATCGACGAGAACCTGAAGAACCTGAAGACGCTTCGTGGGGCGAATTGGTATTCCCGCTGGTTCGACATGACGCCGAGGCAAGTTGCGGAAACGTACAACGGCGCGGACGGGAAACCGCTCGATCTGAAGGACGCTTACACGAAGTACAAGAGCGCCGAGAAGCGCAACGGCGACAAGAAAATGACCATGTGCCGGGTCCACAAGGTTCACGACAAGCGAAACCGGCAGTGCTTCGTGCTGATCGAGGGCTATCCGGATTTCGTCGTCGAGCCGCAGGCGTCTGACGTGAAGCTGGAGCGATTTTTCCCGCTGTTCCCGCTCGTATTCAACGAGGTGGAGCACGAGAACCAGAAATACCCACAGTCCGACGTGTGGCTGATGCGCCATGCGCAGTTCGACATGAACCGCGCCCGGGAGGCGCGGCGGGAACATCGGCACGCGAACCGGCCGAAGTATTTCGCGGGGAAAGGATCGTTGGAAGACGCCGATCTCAAGGGAATGGAGTCCGCGCCGGCGCACGCCGTCATCGAGGTGAATTTGTCGCCGAACGAGGACATCAACAAGAAGGTCCAGAAGTTCGATCACGTCGGGATCGACCCGAATCAGTACGAGGTCGAGACGGCGTACCAGGACGCGCTTCGTGCAGTCGGCACCCAGGAGGCCAATCTGGGGTCGCTTTCGGGCGGCACCGCCACCGAATCGTCGATCGCCGAGCAGTCGCGCATGTCGTCGATCGCCGACAATATTGACGACCTGGACGAGTTCTTGTCCGCGCTCGCTAAGGCGACTGGCCAGTTGATGCTGCTGGAAGTCACCAAGGATACCGCTATCGAGATCGCTGGCCCCGGTGCTGTGTGGCCGGATGCGCCGCCGACCCGCGAGGAGATCGCCAAGGACTTGCTGCTGGAGATCAAGGCGGGGTCGAGCGGCCGGCCGAACCAAGCCGCCGATCTCGCCAACATGGAGCGGGCGCTACCGTACCTGATCCAGCTACCGGGCGTGAACCCGCAACCGTTGGCCGAGAAGTACGCCGAATTGCTCGGTATCGACATGGAGGAACTGTACGTTGCCGGGGCGCCGTCGATCACCGCGATGAACGCGATGGCGTCGAAGCCGATTTCGCCATTCGGGGCCGGCGAGGGCGCTGAGAGCGATCCCGGCCAGCAGGGGCCGGAAGGAGCGAATAACGCCCAAGGGCCGCAGGAGAACGAGAACGAAGCCGGCGGGCAGCCGGCGTTCCCGGGGCCGATGACCGGTCAGGCGCCGGGGGTGATGTAGCCCCTCACGCAGATTTGACAGCCTGTCGGAATATGTGATAGGTGTAGACCTACAGATTGGCATGACGCTTGCCCGAGGGCCTTACGAGGCCTTGGGGCGAGCGCCCTGAAAATGGAGACGTAATGCCGGATTCGTCCCCGGACGCTGCGGCGCAAGCCGCGGAGAGTACCGTTACCCAGGGTGTAACGCCTGAATCACCCGCAGGCATTTCCGACGCAAAAGCCGATTCGTCAGCGGCGAGTGGCGCAGAGCCTACGATCCTCGACAGCGTAAAGGCTGCCTTGGCTCCGAAGGCTGAAGAACCCCCGCCAGGTTCGCAAACCCAGGAAACGAAGGACAAGCCCGAGGGGGAAGACCCCGACGGCGAGCCACCCGACGTTACCGAAGAGGAGCTGACCGCACTATCCGGCAAGACGAGGCGTCGGATCGAGTATCTGGCAAACGAGCGGAAAACGCTGACGGACGAGGTCGCAAGCCTCAAGCCAAAAGCGGCGGAAGCAGACCAGTTACGCGCCTACATGCAGCAGACCAATCTGTCTAGCGACGAGTTCAACAACACGTTGCGGATTGTCTCGCTGATAAAGGAAGGCACTGATCCCCACGGGGTGCTTCAAGCACTCGGCCCCATCGTCGAGCATTTCCAAAAGCAGGCGGGCGCTGTTCTACCGGCCGACCTGCAAGAGCAAGTTCGTCTTGGGTATGTCACCCAGGAACACGCTCAGGAGATGGCTCAGCTTCGCAGTCGTACCCACTTCGCCGATGTTCGTGCCCAGAAGACGGCCGAGCAGACGGAGCAGGACAAACGGCAGCGTGAGCAGGCCGACATAGTTCGGACGGTTTCTGACACGGCGACTAAGTGGGAAACGGCAAAACGTACTTCGGATCCTGACTGGCACTTGAAGGCTGACCGAGTTCACGAACTGGTCGAGCTTCATGTTCGTCGGGATGGTTACCCGCGGTCGAATGATGACCTGTCCAAGATGCTGAACGGCATCCACGACAAGGTCACCAAAGAGATCAAGCGGTTCCGACCGGCGGTCACTGAAGTGAAACCCAACAACTCCGGTGAGACTTCGAACCGCGCGGTCGCGGAGCCAACAAGCGTGCTTGAGGCGATCAAGCAGCGGCTCGCGTCGTGACGGATAACACGAAGGCGTAGAGGAAATGCCGTTTACGGTAGCAGAACTTGAGAATGCGGCCCAGGCCGCGATCGACTTCCACTTCAAGAAGGGCAAGATCGTCAAGCAGACGATCCAGGATCGCCCGCTGTTCGACAAGCTGATGGGCAAGGAGAAGTCCTTCCCGGGCGCGCTGGAGAACATGACTGTCCGGGTGAAGGGTATCTACACCACGGACATTCAGGGCTTCGAGCACGACGACGATGTCAGCTACGGCAACCCGGCGAATATCAAGACCGCCGTGTACCCGTGGAAGCTCGTTCACTGGGGCATCAAGGTCACCAAGCACGAGTTGCTGAAGAACGGCATCTCGATCTCGCCTGGTGAGCAGAGCACCACCGCCCACGAAGGTGAGATGATTCGCCTTGCCAACCTGCTCGACGACAAGGTCGAGGACATGCAGGAAGGCGGCGAGCGGGGCATGAACAACATGTTTTGGGAAGACGGTTCCCAGGACGCCAAGGAAGTGCCCGGCCTCACCAGCTTCGTACTCGACGACCCCACCAGCGCGGTGACGGTCGGCGGCATCGACCAGGTGGCCAACGATTGGTGGCGCAACCGTGCGGCGCTCGCGCTCACGGCGACGACCGCTGCCGATCAGAACGTCGTGCAGACGCTTCAGCGCGAGTTCCGGCAGCTCCGCCGCTTCGGCGGCCGCCCGGATGTCCTCCTGGCCGGTTCCGACTTCATGGACTGGTTCGAGCAGGAACTTCGCGCGAAGGGCAACTACACGCTCGACGGCTGGGCCAACAAGGGCTCGATCGACGCCAGCGTGGCGGACATTGCCTTCAAGGGCAAGCCGATCATGTACGACCCGACGCTCGATGACATGTCGAAGTCGAAGTACCTGTACGCGCTCGACTCTCGGCACATCTACCCGATGGCGATCGAGGGCGAGTCCATGCAGGACCACAAGCCGGCTCGGCCTGCCGAGAAGTACGTCATGTATCGCGCCAAGACGTGGGTTGGTGGCCTGGTCTGTGACCAGCGCAACTGCCACGGCGTGTACTCGATCGCTTAAGGGGAAAACAGATGACTTTCAAGATCGTAGAAACCACTGTCTCCTCGGCGGTCGTTACGGCCGGCACGTTCACGGTGGCTTACCCCGAGAACACGTCGTCCGGTACGTTCGCGGGCGGCAACAAACACGCTGCTTGGGTTGACACCCATCAGTACCTCTACACGGCGGCGGCCGGCGAGATTTCGCTGTCCTTCGGCGCGTCGGAGATCACCGTCACTTACAATGGGTCGACCACCATCGCGGCCGGCTCGCGCATCAACGCGCAGCTCGACATTCTCGGGTCCGACGACCAGGCCCCGGGCGCGTTCGAGTTGCCGATCGCGACCGTCCCGTTGGACGTATACCTGATCGACTTGGGTGCGCCTGTCACGGCGGACCCGAACGGGGTGGCGGAATCCCA
This genomic stretch from Luteitalea sp. harbors:
- the terL gene encoding phage terminase large subunit; protein product: MSADKQELLRATKRLIAVREAHDDLLAFMRLTMPDPEDIDDPAKSLYQVTPQARLLCEILHKIDRREILTKTGARNFALSIAPQTGKSQIISRAFPAWQIGRNPRINMILGSYNQDMANGFGDDVRAIVESPMFRQVFPECELRTGGKAKDMLITAAGGKAAFVGVGGSGTGKPADIFVVDDPIKSDEEAQSDIYRQRLWNWFTRVASTRIHNDSAMVVVHTRWNSDDLIGRLCDPEHPDRDKEYAGIADDWMSINIPAVIADPDLAKALGLTLETPKNDLVRAQFGDKPLVALWEDRHSLERLARAKRLDKRGFSSLYMGQPSPEDGDYFRAADLVEYDRDELPKNLRVYGASDHAVSTKQDRDFTVMGCVGIDENDDIWVLPTLVRDRFATDRAVDELLIQFKNHKPMLWWIEDENISKSFGPFLLKRMREERVYVALDPISPHKTDKALRARAIQGRMRMGKVRFPRFAPWWQQARGEMLRFPTGAHDDFVDWLAYIGLGLMKEIRAPVERHEAEGPPVGSIEWILKSSKERAGAEKRAAGSAGF
- a CDS encoding phage major capsid protein produces the protein MPFTVAELENAAQAAIDFHFKKGKIVKQTIQDRPLFDKLMGKEKSFPGALENMTVRVKGIYTTDIQGFEHDDDVSYGNPANIKTAVYPWKLVHWGIKVTKHELLKNGISISPGEQSTTAHEGEMIRLANLLDDKVEDMQEGGERGMNNMFWEDGSQDAKEVPGLTSFVLDDPTSAVTVGGIDQVANDWWRNRAALALTATTAADQNVVQTLQREFRQLRRFGGRPDVLLAGSDFMDWFEQELRAKGNYTLDGWANKGSIDASVADIAFKGKPIMYDPTLDDMSKSKYLYALDSRHIYPMAIEGESMQDHKPARPAEKYVMYRAKTWVGGLVCDQRNCHGVYSIA